From the genome of Caloenas nicobarica isolate bCalNic1 chromosome 14, bCalNic1.hap1, whole genome shotgun sequence:
CACCCACACAGAGAGAAGCTCATGGAGCAGTTCACAGTTTCAGAGTACAAGTACAATGAAGTTCCAGGTCACACCTGcccttctccatccccaggAGTCCCAGTTCTGCACCAGGATAAATATACCGTGCTGTCCCATAAAGGCCTGATTTCCATCACCATTTTACTAAGTATATTTTAGATAGAATATTGAAAGGCTCCCTCCTTGTCTGTCAATGCACCACTTCTATCTAAGCAAAACCTCTTCTGCTTGTGTCTGAATCCAGGAAGTCGCTACCTCAGGCTGCGTTGAGCTAAATTAGTCACAAGAAAGGCCACTCGGTGTCACCCCCATTGCGTGACACTGAAACGGGGCCGTACCTGTGGCCAACAACGTTGAAGTGGAGTCGAAGGCCATGCTGGCGACCGGCGCCACGTGCACGGCTTTCCACGTGCGAACACACTCGTTCTCTCGCAACTTCCACTGCTTCAGCAGCAGCGCTCGGCTCCCCGTCACGAGGATCTGCGCAAGAGCAAGGCGAAGGAAAGCGCAATTAGCTACTAATTGCATCTCCATTTCTTCCAGTGCCCATacacaaagcacagaaacacCAGTTGCTACAATGTTCTTGAAGCTGAGTCTCTCAGCATTCCTCTGTCTGACTTGAAGCCAGAAGAGCAGAGGGAAGCACCTGGGAGGATTCGCAGGGATCTCTGGGGCCATGGGGCCCTTCCAGGCAGAACAGCCTCCAGCGTTCACCGGCTTCAGAGAgtggcctgacagagcagcacagaaaagcacaaaacaaacatGTACCTCGTCATCGGGGCTAAGAGCAAAGGAGGTGATTTCCTCTTCATCGtcctgtgaaaatgaaaaaaaccccacagttaaACCACTCGTGAAGTGCTCACGGAGCTCCCTCCCCTAGCAAGGCCGAGGGCACCTGGCGGCTCCCGTCTGCGCTCAGGGGCAGCACAAACAGCGTCTGTCTGCGTTCAGAAccggcgctgccccccccgccggTTCTGGCTCTGGGGATCGCCGGTGAAACGCCCCCGGAGCCCCGGGAACCCCCAGCAGGCCGGAGCTCACCTGCTGCAGGCTGCGCTGAGCCCCCGTCTCCACATCGATCACGTTCAGCCGGGTCCCGCAGGGGCAAAACATGAACGTCCCATCCCGGGTTATCTGGGGATAAAGGAACGGAAACCGGGAACGTGCCGGGACCGGGGCTGGTCCTGCTCCCGCCCCTCGCCCTCGGCTCGGCCGTTACCTGGACCCGTCCCCCTGTGTAGAAAGGTTCGATCTTCCTCGACACGGCGTAGCTGGGGGGAGAAGAGATGCGCAGAGCGGCGGTTACACCACAACCGCGGCggcccggcagctcccggccgCGGAGCCCCGGCAGCGCCCCCACCGCTGCCCGGCCCGGTCACGGCGCCCCGGCAGCGCCCCcacccccgcccggcccggtcACGGCGCCCCGGCAGCGCCCCcacccccgcccggcccggtcgcggggccgcggccgctccTCACTTGCTCTTGAAGCGCACGGGGGTGGCGGCCGCTGCCGCCTCCATGTCTGGCTCCGCGTGCCGGCCGCTTCCGGCGCTCCCCGGTTGCCACGGGAGAAGGTCGCCGCTTCCGGCGCACGCGAGTGACGTCTCGCCATCTTTGGTGTGGGCAGGCGGCCACGCCGCCGCCTCTCCCCACGCTCACCCCCGCATGGCGGGGACGGAGCCGCCGGTACCGCCAGGCGGGCCGAGCCCGGAGCAGATCCGCCCCGCTGCCCAGCGCTCCAAGGCGTTTTCCCGACCACCATTCGCTCCCTCGCCCCAAGGAAGCGATTTCCCAGTTCCAACCACCGGGAAAAGTGGGATTTTTCAGACAGTGGGAACAACAAACAGGAGACTTGACAAGCCAGCTTTCAGGTAATTAATCTTTTATTGCGTGTAGAAATACGTAACTGAATCGTCTGTTACAACATCCCCTTTGCAAGGCTCATCGGcgcagggagcagaggagagaatCACTTTGCGGCACACGCTGCGGGACCGGCGGCTCCTGCTCGGGAGGACGCGGCGCAGCGGCTCCAGCACCTGCCGAGGGAAAGGCAGCTCAGCAGCGCGGCACCCAGCGCGCTGGGCCCCGCACCGGCTCGGTACAGGCTTATCGGAACATGGGTTTCACTCCCCACGCATCACCGTGGGCAATAAGCTTAATGTTCCCGATGCTGTCGGCGCAGTTATCTCACCGGGGGCCACAGGAGACCCCGAGTGATTTTCGGCCCGCGCCTGGCGCCCACAACCAACGCAGCCCCAGCAAGACGCGACCCTCCGCTGCCCGCCCGATGCCAGCCCAGACAGCGCTACAAGCACACCCCAAGACGTTAAGGGCACAGAAAGCGGGAAACCCCACACTCCCCTCGCAGCCACGACCCACCGCGCTCACCCGCGGCTCACCTCAAACTGAGCGGTGGGCGCGTGCGCGCCCCGTCATATACGCCCTCACACGCACGCGCAGACTGGCGCATGCGCACGGCGGCCGACAGCTCTGCGGGCCCCGCACCCTGTATAAGCGAGCGGAACGCGCCGCTCTGCACCGCGGTGTATTCCTTATTCAGCGCGCGGGGCTGGCGCAGTGGGGGGGCGCGCTCTCGCGAGACTCCGCGGCCTATAAATAccgggcggcggggaggcgcGGCCTTCTACGCTGAGGGATCACGTAAGTGTGGCGGGCGGGATGGCGGAGCGGCCTGTGTCTCATCCGCGCCCATCGGGCTGGGGTGGCCGTATCGGTCACCTCCGGGCCCTGCTGCCCGTTCCTGGGGCGGTGTCCCGGCTAACGCGCCTGTCTCTGCTCTAGCAAATGGCGGACGACGCCGGTGCTGCGGGAGGTGCAGGAGCGGCCCGAGGAGGCTTCCGCGGCGGCTTCGGGAccgggctgcggggccgcgggcgCGGCCGCGGGAggggccgagggagaggccgcGGGGCTCGTGGAGGCAAGGCCGAAGATAAGGAAGTAAGTgggtcctggggctggaggggccgTGTGGGGCCGACCCGGGTGGTGGGGACCATGGCAGAGCAGGGCCGGGTGAGGAGGGAGTCTAGGGTGAGGGGCCGGCCCTGCTGCCTTGCTGAAAATGAGAGTGAAAACGAGCCTGTTCCCGtgaggtgcaggcagctgagtcTGCCGCTGACCCTTTTCCACGGGTTTCTTTTCTAGTGGATTCCTGTCACCAAGCTTGGTCGCCTGGTCAAGGATATGAAGATCAAGTCTCTTGAGGAGATCTATCTTTTCTCACTTCCTATCAAGGTAAGCTTCTATAAATGTCTAAGTAATGTCTGACTGAATCTTAATCTGAATTACAAAGTTGCCAGTAGTTGCTGTGTTTGCAGGTGAGGGCACTCAGGTTAAAGACACAACTCAGCAGAAGCTGAGGACTGATGCAGTCACTTGCAGTGCAGcttggtgggttttgtgtgttgcaGTTTGTCTTGTGCAGAGATGGCAACATGTTGCTCAAGTGTTTCTGTAAGAGCTCTGCTCAGTGGTAGGAAAAAAACTTCAACTTGCCATGTTGGGCTGCCTAGCAAGCTAGAATAAGTTTATGCCTGCAAAACTTAACATGTTTAAGTAGCAGTTACTTTAAACACCTTGGTATGGGATTGAATTATTGTAGCCTTACTAGCTGTGTtcagtttgtttaaaaagtgTGGCCTCGTGTGATTAAATGACTGAATCTTGCAGGAGTCAGAGATCATTGATTTCTTCCTGGGGTCCTCTCTGAAAGATGAGGTTTTGAAGATCATGCCTGTGCAGAAGCAGACTCGTGCTGGCCAGCGCACCAGGTTTAAGGtaagcttgtttttctgttttctcatcttGACAACTCTGTGTGTTAACTTTTGTTTTTTGGTATTATACTGATGAATTAATTGAAATacgtttatttttctctgtagtaAATATTTTGGTGTGGAGATGGGCTCGTGTATCTTACAGAATTTTTGGTATTGGTTTTAAAATCCTAGCAATACATTCAAATATACCTTGAAACAGCCCTAGCACAAAATTTAAGTCACATTTGTGCGGCAACATTAGTTTCTCAGGGGAGAGAGCCTTACCTGTAAATAGGGAATGCTGGTTGGACATTATTGGGACTTTGGACCAGTCTGAGGCTGTAGCAGGGATAGGAATCCCAGTTCTTTAACTGGTTTTGACTCAAGAACAAGCTCTAAGGGGGAAAAGGGGCTTTTGAACTGTGAGGTGTGACTGCACTGTGGGTTGTCCCAAGAGAGACCCCAAGGAACTGTGTTTGAGTGTTGTGTACAGCGCAGCTGCCGctgaacattttcatttcaattcCAGGCTTTTGTTGCCATCGGGGACTACAACGGCCATGTTGGTCTCGGTGTTAAATGCTCCAAAGAAGTTGCTACGGCCATTCGTGGGGCGATCATTCTGGCCAAATTATCCATCGTACCTGTACGACGAGGATATTGGGGGAACAAGATCGGCAAACCCCACACGGTGCCATGCAAGGTGAGGGTGGCTGCCCAGACTTGAGGCTCGCGCTGTGGTGGCTGTTTTGGGAGCTGTGACCTATTGTGTCTGCGCAGGTCACTGGCCGGTGCGGGTCTGTCCTGGTGCGGCTGATCCCGGCCCCCCGCGGCACGGGGatcgtgtctgcccctgtccccaagAAGCTGCTGATGATGGCTGGGATCGACGACTGTTACACCTCGGCCAGGGGCTGCACCGCCACCCTCGGCAACTTCGGTAAgatgtattttatgtttttgtgttgtaacCTTGCTATTTATGTTGCCATTTTTGTCAATGGCAGGGATATGACACACCcatttctgaagtatttttttaaatgtgtcaaagtaaagcaaaagcaaaaaacttCTGCTGATACCTTTTTATAATGCAGGTTAGACCTGCTGTAGGTGATCCTGAAGTTCTGTAAAAGTTAATGACAAGAAGTTGTCTTTTTATATATGcactgatattaaaaaaatctcccaaTCTGCGCGATTGCACTTGTTTGAAGTAGTGTAATTGTCGTaactggagagagagagaaacttgAGTTTTGTGTGTATATCAGAGAGACCCCACTGTGTCTCCCTGTTCCTCCTGAACCCCACACGTGTGGAGCTGCGCGGGTGGGTCCCAGCGAGTGGATTTTCATCACTGTGACGTGTGACCTTTGTGTCCTGTCCCCAGCAAAAGCCACCTTTGATGCCATCTCCAAGACCTACAGTTATCTGACCCCAGATCTCTGGAAAGAGACGGTGTTCACCAAGTCTCCGTACCAGGTAAAAGTATGGCTGCACTTTGCAGCTCACATCTTAATCTTCATACCCCGTAAAGTTCTGATGCTTTACTCCAGTAATTTGTGGCGCAGTAAGGGgagagcagaactgcaggcagagctgaccGCCAAGTAGAGTGTGATTTTTTCAGAATGCATTTTTGAGTAATAATacttaaaaatcacattttgtggacaaaggaaataagaaaactttgaaatattAAGTAAAGCTAAGTTACATCTGAACCACTGCAGCCTGCACATACACACCTTGTTGGAAAGGGATGCAGTGCTGAGAAACTCATGATTGTGGCTTAAGAAAACactgctttgcttctgtttttgcAGGAGTTCACTGATCACCTGGCCAAGACCCACACCAGAGTCTCAGTGCAGAGaacccaggcagctgctgtggcAACTACTTAAGTGGGTTTTGTCCAAGACAATAAAGTGATGAGCGAACAAGAAATAGTGATTGGTTTGATGGGATGGTTAATTGGTTTGGGATGGTTAATGCGTTGGGCAGATGGATTGAATCTCTGCTGGGGATTTGAATAGGTTGGTGTCTGTGGGCCAGAGCCTGAACGTCTGTGGGATGAAACAGTATGTTACATTACACTGATACTCATTAATTGTGTATTAAGTGGGGTGTAGAACCAGCTCTGAGGATGATGTGCTGTCCCATGGAGGGAATTCCCTGCCAgtgctgggcagcagagcaggttcTGTTGGTTCATGGAGGTGGGGACAGGTCCTGAGGGGAAGGAAATCCCAGCTAAGGCAGCTGGTGTGACTGGAGTTAGGGCTGGCTGTGGTTCAGAGGATGGTAACAGTCAATTCAAAGCTGAACACAGCTCAAAAGGAAGAATTCTGTTTGCAGATCTCTTCAAAGAATGAGTCTAGATTCCAGCTGTGGGGCAGATATTTATTGTGGAGGTAACAGCATCCAAGATGCGACATCGTGGTATCAGATGAGCACAGTGGAGGGGAGGCATTAACCATTCAGATCTACTGTGATGCATTTTCTTGTGCCTTCCTCTCCTCCATCATCCTGTGCTTCTGCTTCATCAGGCATGTTCTTGCGTTGCCATGGACACCAAGATCACCATCTAAAAATAGAGTAAAATTCTTAGGAGTCCCCCtcaacagctaaaaataaaccTGTGTCGTGTGTGAAGGCTGAGAGGTGGGTTAACACCCTTTCCTTGGAGCCGCGCAGACTGTTGCTATGCTCACATCTGTCCTGTGTGCACATCTGTACTCACATCTGTCCTGGTAGGCCTTGGTGACCTGCGCCAGCTGCTCCATCTCCTTGGCACAGTTCTGGAACTGGTTGGGTCCCTCCCTCTGCTTGCAGGCGCCCAGCCGCTCCCGGATGATCTCCACGATCTCCTGATCAACCATCCTGCGGGGAGGATGATGCCAAATGCAACAATGGCCCAGAGATGACAGAAAAGCTGAACAAAGGGGCAATGATGCCCCATGGAAGGTCAGCTCTGGGGTTCTGCAGGATCCTGGAGGGTCCTGCAGTGCTGTAGGGACCAGGCACGGGCAGAAGCACGTGTCCTAAAGCCACCTGGCTCAGCTCGGGTGTGCGCAGGGGACAGCTGGGCTATGAAATGgcaagaagatgtgccagggaggttaaggttggacatgaggaaaaggttcttcacccagagggtgctggagcactggaacaggctccccagggaggtgtcatggccccaagcctgacatGATTCAAGAAGCGTTTGGAGAACGCTCACAGACACACAGCGTGAACTGtgaggttgtcctgtgcagggacaggagttggacttgatgatccttgtgggtcccttccaactcaggacattctatggaATGGGTGTTGGTAATAggggggcaggaggtgctgcccCAACACCCCAAACTCCATGAAAATGCTGTGAGTTCAAGCCAACTGCTGCGGTTCTCAGGGGTGACTGAGCAGAGCTCTACTGTGAGTtcacctggggacagctggtGACAGCCGTACCTGTCCCTCCTCCACTGTGCTTCAGCCTCGTAGAAGCAGAGGTAGTCGCCCTCCAGACACTCGCTCAGGTCGGGCACGCGGCGGAACTTCTGGTGGTAATAGTAGAACTTGTTCTTGGCCTGCTGGCGCTCGATCCACTCTGCGAACAGCCCCGCGGTCACACTCCCGGCATGCGCCGGCCGGCAGAGCCTGGGGCTGCGGGCAGCCAGCTCGGGGTTCCCGGCCCCTGCGTGCCCGTCTGAGTGTGTCCCGGTGTCTGTTCCGTGTGCCTGTCCCAGTGTCTGTGCTGTGTCCTTTTCCGTGTCCCATGTGCCTGTCCCAGTGTCTATGCTGTGCCCCTTGTCTGTTGCACGTCCCTGTGTCCATCAGTGTCCATGCTGTGTCCTTCCCAGCGTCCATGTCCTTGTGTCCTGTGACCttgtgtcccatgtccctgagtCTGCCCGTGTCTGTCCCTGTGCCCGTgctgtgtcccatgtccctgtgtctgTCCCAGCGCCCATTCTGTCCCACGGGCATGTCCCGGTGTCTGTGCTGTGTCCCTGTCTGTCGCACATCCCTGTGTCTGTCCCAGTGTCCATGCTGTGGCCTGTCCCCCATGTCGCTGTCCCCCATGTCGCTGTCCCCCATGTCGCTGTCCCCCATGTcgctgtcccccatgtccctgtcccccatgtccctgtccccgtgccTCGTCCCGGCCGGGCTCCCTCAGCCACCCGCCCCGCGGAGCGCCGCTGGGGCTCTGCCCGCCGGTACCTCGGACGAAGGTGACAGGCGCCTCGACGACATAGCCGAAGACGGTCTGGAAGAAGGTGACCGGGTTGGGCACCGACGTGGTCCTCTCCACGGCCGGGGTGCGGGTCGGCGGCACCTTGTAGGCCTCCCAGTCCCTGTCCTCCggcatggcggcggcggcggggcgggcgggcggcgcggccaAGATGGCGGCACGGCGGGGTCGGGGCGCCGCTCTGCGCAGGCTCCGCTCGGCCCGGTGCATGCTGGGAGATGTAGTCCATGTCCTCCCCGGGCCCCGGCCTGCAGTCGTGTTATGGAATCATTTTAGTCGCAAAAGACCTccgagatcatcaagtccaaccgttcccccagccctggcactgccccatgtccctgagaacctcatccccgtctgtccagcccctccagggatggtgactccagcactggcctgggcagcctgttccaatgccccacagccctttggggaagaaattgttccccagatccaacctcaacctcccctggcgcaacctgcAGCTGTTCCTCtcgtcctggcgcttgttccttcAAGTAAGAGACCAGCCCCTCCACGCTACCCCCacggagctggaggagcagcgcGGTTCCCTCCCCGCTGATCCACGACCTGTGATCCCACCGCTCCACGGCCTCCACCTCTTCTCCTGTCAGAACCACAAACTCTTTCTGTCCTGGGCCGACAGAGGGATTTTCAGCCTGTCTCTACTCACAGCAGCGGCTGCACCATGCGTGGGGTGCCTGGCCTGGGTGTTCACAGTGCTGGCCGTGCAGGTCCTAATTGCTCCGAATTGCTGCCATTCACGTTCAAGTTGTTTAGGAGGGAGAGGCGTAAACTGAGACACCGGGAATTGACCTTTATCGCTCCGCAACAGGGACGTCCGATCTGCCAGCTTGGCCAGGTGCGAAATGAATATTGCAGAGGGTGAAGCGAGTAGCTAAATTTGTGTCTTCAGAGCAAGAGCCATCTTAAGTATTAGACAGGGGAGGCACTTACAGACGGCCTCTTGCTGCTGCCGGCCGGGGCTGAAGACGTCCCATGGTTTGTAACGCTCAGCACCGCTACCTTTCTGTTGTGTGCAGAGGGACAGGACTGGGGTACCGGTGACGGTAGCGCGGCTGGAATGCGCTCGAGCTCAACATAACTTCACTTGGGCTGGAAAATAAGCTTGGTGGAAAGTGCAACCAGGTGCCAGGACTGATCTTAGCAAGGAGAGAGTTGCAGTGGATGTAGGACTAACCCCGTTCCGTGTCTGGAGGCCAATTGTGTGAGAACGTGTCCATgtctctgcagtgctggtgctttctctctgcctggctcagCATGACCTTGCGATTGGGGTTTATATATTTAGCTCTTCTAATTTGGTTTTCAAGGTGCATATTTAACCTGCGCATGTTCTTATTACTGATTCCTTTGGGTGTCCTTTCCCGTTTTTTCTGATCATTAGCTGTGCTTATTTGGCACCATTTGCCTTGACGGCACAAAGCCCGTGAATCCCGAGCAGGCCCTTTTGGTGCTGCCAAATACAAAATAAGTCATTATAATTAACGTCACAGAAGGGCAAACATATTAAAGAATGTATTTCTCCTTCAAAGTCCTCAAGCAGAATAAGGGAGATCATGtttagttttttatttaattgataTAATTTCTCTAGGAATTTACTCAGTTCTTCCATGCACATGATGGAAACCTGAACAAAGTCCCATCCtgttatgaattatttttgtcGCGTTGGGATCGAGGAGGAGCTTGGAATCCCTCCAGCATTCCCTGATGTTAGAGGGGAGGTTTCCCGTTGTGCTTTGGGTCCTGGTATCTTCTAGGACCTGAAGGTGAAGCTGGTGTGtttgttcttcctctgcacAGTCCCACCGCAAGTTCTCTGCCCCCAGGCATGGCCACCTGGGCTTCCTCCCCCACAAGAGGAGCCGTCGCCACCGCGGGAAGGTGAAGACGTGGCCTAAGGATGATCCCAGCAAACCGGTCCACCTGACGGCTTTCCTGGGCTACAAAGCTGGCATGACACACACCGTGCGGGAGGTGCACAGGCCTGGGCTCAGTAAGGCTCGCCTGGGGGAAGTGGGGAGCTACGGCCAGAAGGGAAATGAGGGAATGGATTGGGTGGGAAAAGCCGTTCCTGGGAATGGGAGGTGGAGCACGTAGCTCCCAGGTTATCTCCTGGAATGCCATCCAGATCTTGGATGGCCAACGGCCACATCGCAGCCAGTGTGAGCTGAGTCTAGGGGTTCCTGGGGAGCCCCCACACCAGTATGGTGACCAATCCCAAACGATGCTGAGTGCTGTTTCCCTTGGCTGTCTTGCAGAGCTCTCCAAAAGGGAGGAGGTGGAGGCTGTGACCATCATCGAGACCCCCCCAATGGTGGTGGTGGGGGTTGTGGGGTACGTAGAAACACCAAAGGGCTTGAGGAATTTCAAGACTGTTTTTGCTGAGCACATCAGTGATGAGTGCAGGCGGCGCTTCTACAAGAACTGGTACGTGTCTCCGtggctggggggtccctgcaAGCTGGGGTCCCTCGCAGGTCGTCCGTGCAGCTCTCTGTGTCACAGCCGCAGCAAACAGCTCAGCTACCGGCAGCTGGCTCTGGGCTGGAGTGAAACTGCGATTTATTTAGTCATGCAGAGGGATACTGCAAACAGCTTGATGCTGGGAATCAGCATATACTTATGTAAATTTATTCTAATAGTTGAACTGAGTTAGCTCTCTCCACAAGATCATATGGCAGTGAGTGCTGCAGGTTCGTTTTTCTTTGTGTGGGTCGGGCCCATCTACTCTCGGTTAAATTGGAATACTTGAGCTGAGGCACCCAATGAAGGGAATAAAACAAGATTTATCAGGGGGAAAAATCGACAAAGAATGTGACCCCCTGGCCCTTGTAAATATCAACACCCCAAATCCCAcaccagcagagaggaaaacgGAGACATGGGTTTCATAACTGTAGGAATCATGTCTCCTGCACAAGTGCCGCTGAGATCCACCCACCACATGCCTCTGATCCCCGTCAGGggctgttttctcctttctccactGATTTTGTGCTTGTATTTTGATGGCACCGAGCCAGTCAGTGGGAGACAACTGGATTCCTCATGTAAAAATGTTTGAATTACCAGCCCTTTTCGCAGGTCATTATTCACTTTCCTCTTCCCCGTGTCACGGCCCCAGCAGCCAGGTGAGGTTCAGGTATCCGCAGGTACCTTGTGCCTCCGGGGAAGTCCCTGGCCAGGTGATCTGTCCCTACATCCCCCCGCGCTGTGCTGGCTCAGGAGCAGGACTTCACCGCTTGGCTCTGCTGGATGTTAAATGCTCTTCTCGTAGGCACAAGAGCAAGAAGAAGGCGTTCACCAAGTACTGCAAAAAATGGCAAGATGAGGATGGCAAAaggcagctggagaaggattttGCGGCCATGAAAAAGTACTGCAAAGTCATCCGTGTCATTGTGCACACACAGGTCAGAGCACGGGGGAGTCAGGGTCTTCCTCAGCCTGTGAGCGTGGGGGGGGCCTGGGAACCGCGGGGTGActtgggggggtcccgggaGGCTGAGCAGGCAGACAGTGTGGGACAGGGCACGCAGGCGATGCGAGGTGCTGCCTGACCtttccagctgcctcctggCACCAGCCCTGTCCCGTTAAGCCGGGCTCAGCAGAGCTCCTTGGCGGGGGTTGCTGGGGAGCCCACCCACGCCGTGGAGAGCAGagcctcagcagctgctgagcccCATGTCAGCGAGGCCCCATGATCACCTCAAATTAGCAACTGGTGTCAAATGATTGGGCAAAAATAACCCACGGGCCAGCAGAGTTTTGCCAGATGCCGATTGCTGGATAAACAAGATGCGTTTTCATGTTGATCCCCGGAGTTCACGGCTGCTCTGGAGTCTGGGGCAGAGCTAAGCTGGCTCAAAGCTTCACTTGTGGCGGGCACAGACTCTCAAAGTCCCGCTGTGGTGATTTGGCAGGGGCTTTGCGCAGGCAGCAGGGACGGAGGCACCTCTTGGTGGGAAACAGAAATAGGTCTGACAGTGGAggtggagcagcagcaaaggagaAACGGTGCCAGGGAGCACAGCGCTGCGTCCTGACTAGTCGCAGTGTTCAGTCTGAGACGGTGATGAGCTCCACTGGGGCATTTTCCAGGGCTGTGCGTGACTCTTGGGGTAGGATGaggctgggctgctcctgtgctccccagagagAGGGTGTGTGTCAGCTCCTGCTTGGaatgggagcactgggagatgGGGGGGTTGGTCTCGGGGACAAGGAGTTGGGTCCAAGAGAGATGCAATAAGGAGAGGGGTTGAAGAGCTGGTCCTGCTCACCCCCTACACCCTTCACAAGTGGTGGGTGATGTGCTCCTGCCCTCACATTCATGCCTGGGAGCTGAGGGACAGCGTTTTCCCCCAACGCACTGTGTCACTGCAGATGAAGCTGCTGC
Proteins encoded in this window:
- the RPS2 gene encoding small ribosomal subunit protein uS5, which codes for MADDAGAAGGAGAARGGFRGGFGTGLRGRGRGRGRGRGRGRGARGGKAEDKEWIPVTKLGRLVKDMKIKSLEEIYLFSLPIKESEIIDFFLGSSLKDEVLKIMPVQKQTRAGQRTRFKAFVAIGDYNGHVGLGVKCSKEVATAIRGAIILAKLSIVPVRRGYWGNKIGKPHTVPCKVTGRCGSVLVRLIPAPRGTGIVSAPVPKKLLMMAGIDDCYTSARGCTATLGNFAKATFDAISKTYSYLTPDLWKETVFTKSPYQEFTDHLAKTHTRVSVQRTQAAAVATT
- the NDUFB10 gene encoding NADH dehydrogenase [ubiquinone] 1 beta subcomplex subunit 10 — its product is MHRAERSLRRAAPRPRRAAILAAPPARPAAAAMPEDRDWEAYKVPPTRTPAVERTTSVPNPVTFFQTVFGYVVEAPVTFVREWIERQQAKNKFYYYHQKFRRVPDLSECLEGDYLCFYEAEAQWRRDRMVDQEIVEIIRERLGACKQREGPNQFQNCAKEMEQLAQVTKAYQDRYGDLGVHGNARTCLMKQKHRMMEERKAQENASQ